Proteins from a genomic interval of Cyclopterus lumpus isolate fCycLum1 chromosome 18, fCycLum1.pri, whole genome shotgun sequence:
- the si:ch211-168d1.3 gene encoding ras and Rab interactor 2, with protein sequence MQETGGAHRGSQRVFSVLDRLLLTHPVWLQLSLNRDSALYALLREPVGTFLVRKCSSSQRKVLCLRVTADKSASSVKECFIGEEDSTFALESSALTFPDLCRLVAFYCISRDVLPFPLQLPEAIAKATTHRQLEAISHMGQEFWSIPTASEIQNGPVDPVASTIGRQGQRSSVALGRPGKLCFINPLFLQLEVSMQPQLVNHSASNKRHRFKRSMRLRLSESSMNLSLEGIGSYSPPSSLELPGRSERLQKAGGNPQRKVHPGAGVLRRTPAVSPGSADEEDVTSVHVPQTSLNVEAAPRARQSIRAEDQGIEVAVLSLERRPAPSLAELDSCSSFSSMDEDDEDDSDSDPESAAQARAHFYPRPPLVRSRGRGGLHRMSEAFVCFFAPDKRLTRLVEELSRDRRSIFGGMVQDFLLAQREVLKSLASSSSSSSSSSRVTSVQLLQGLRLFLSQAKCCLLDSGELEPPIETLVPENEKDLALERAMFSCVLRPLRSHLEKALMASHNQDGSSQRLTQNLIRLKGDAAMERLGVRTGVPDGREVERVKQKLLLMQRTHSPIDKVLLLLQVCKCVHKAMGSLHGQEVSWEDFLPSLSYVIVECNRPHILIEVEYMMELLEPSWLGGEGGYYLTSVYASLGLIQSLDREQPFSGCLTPEAQEALKEWSSRRSREAQRQKENQQSQRCVRILFQDGERSAVRTLQWRAGETSQALAQLCAATFGVSDPQLYTLYWRSGGEMRALPPQAQPQDLASHSEGGPSLSYLRTDHDFSKMRRLTRGGAVDLSESVCEE encoded by the exons ATGCAGGAGACGGGCGGCGCCCATCGGGGCTCCCAGCGGGTCTTCAGCGTCCTGGATCGCCTGCTGCTCACACACCCCGTGTGGCTGCAGCTGTCACTCAACCGAGACTCCGCCCTCTACGCCCTGCTTCGGGAGCCCGTTGGG ACCTTTCTGGTGCGTAAATGCAGCTCCAGCCAGAGGAAGGTGCTGTGCTTGAGAGTGACGGCGGACAAGAGTGCCTCCTCTGTTAAGGAGTGCTTCATCGGGGAGGAGGACTCCA CATTCGCCTTGGAGAGCTCAGCGCTCACCTTCCCCGACCTGTGCCGACTGGTGGCCTTCTACTGCATCAGCAG AGATGTGTTGCCCTTCCCGCTACAGCTACCGGAGGCCATCGCTAAAGCCACCACGCACAGGCAGCTGGAGGCCATCTCCCACATGGGACAAG AATTCTGGAGCATACCGACGGCTTCGGAGATCCAAAACGGACCGGTGGACCCGGTTGCGTCGACCATCGGCCGCCAGGGTCAGAGGTCGTCGGTGGCCCTGGGTAGACCAGGCAAGCTCTGCTTCATCAACCCGCTCTTCCTACAGCTGGAGGTCAGCATG cAGCCTCAACTCGTGAACCACAGTGCCTCCAATAAACGGCACCGCTTCAAGCGCAGCATGCGGCTCCGGCTCTCCGAGTCCTCCATGAACCTGTCCCTGGAGGGGATCGGCTCCTACTCGCCGCCCTCGTCGTTGGAGCTGCCGGGCAGGTCGGAGAGGCTGCAGAAGGCCGGCGGCAACCCGCAGAGGAAAGTTCACCCCGGGGCCGGGGTGCTGAGGAGAACCCCCGCTGTGTCACCGGGTTCCGCGGACGAAGAGGACGTGACGTCCGTCCACGTGCCGCAA ACATCCCTAAACGTGGAGGCGGCTCCGCGGGCCCGGCAGTCCATCCGGGCTGAGGACCAAGGCATCGAGGTGGCGGTTCTGTCCCTGGAGCGCCGCCCGGCTCCGTCCCTGGCCGAGCTCGACAGCTGCAGCTCCTTCAGCAGCAtggacgaggacgacgaggacgactCGGATTCTGATCCGGAGAGCGCGGCCCAGGCCCGGGCTCACTTCTACCCGCGTCCGCCGCTGGTGCGCTCTCGGGGCCGCGGCGGGCTGCACCGCATGAGCGAGGCGTTCGTCTGTTTCTTCGCTCCGGACAAGCGGCTGACGCGACTGGTGGAGGAGCTGTCCAGAGACAGGCGCTCCATCTTCGGCGGCATGGTTCAGGACTTCCTCCTGGCACAGAGAGAAGTGCTCAAATCCctggcttcctcttcctcttcctcctcttcctcgtcacGTGTGACCTCCGTGCAGCTCCTGCAGGGTCTGCGCCTATTTCTGTCTCAGGCCAAGTGCTGCCTGCTTGACAGCGGAGAGCTGGAGCCTCCCATTGAGACGCTGGTGCCAGAGAACGAGAAAG ACCTGGCCCTGGAGCGGGCCATGTTCTCCTGCGTGCTCCGGCCGCTGAGGTCCCACCTGGAAAAGGCTCTGATGGCGTCGCACAATCAGGACGGCAGCAGCCAGCGGCTCACCCAGAACCTGATCCGCCTGAAGGGGGACGCCGCCATGGAGCGGCTCGGCGTGCGCACGGGCGTCCCCGACGGCCGCGAGGTGGAACGGGTGAAGCAGAAGCTGCTCCTGATGCAGAGGACGCACTCCCCCATCGAcaaggtgctgctgctgctgcaagtGTGCAAGTGCGTGCACAAGGCCATGGGGTCCTTACACG gacaggaagtgagctgGGAAGACTTCCTGCCGTCGTTGTCTTACGTGATCGTGGAGTGCAACAGGCCTCACATCCTGATAGAGGTGGAGTACATGATGGAGCTGCTGGAGCCCTCCTGGCTCGGAGGAGAGG gtgggTACTACCTGACCAGTGTGTACGCCAGCCTGGGTCTGATCCAGAGCCTGGACCGGGAGCAGCCGTTCTCGGGCTGCCTGACCCCGGAGGCCCAGGAGGCGCTGAAGGAGTGGAGCTCCAGACGAAGCCGAGAGGCCCAGAGACAAAAGGAGAACCAGCAGAGCCAG agGTGCGTTCGGATACTGTTCCAGGACGGGGAGCGGAGCGCCGTGCGGACGTTGCAGTGGAGGGCCGGCGAGACGAGCCAGGCCCTGGCGCAGCTGTGCGCCGCCACTTTCGGAGTGTCCGACCCGCAGCTGTACACCCTGTACTGGCGCAGCGGCGGCGAGATGAGGGCCCTGCCGCCTCAGGCCCAGCCCCAGGACCTGGCCAGCCACAGCGAGGGGGGGCCCTCGCTCTCCTACCTGAGGACCGACCACGACTTCAGCAAGATGCGGCGGCTCACCAGAGGTGGCGCCGTGGACCTGAGCGAGTCGgtgtgtgaggagtga
- the zgc:101810 gene encoding actin-related protein 2, producing MDSEGRKVVVCDNGTGFVKCGFAGSNFPDHIFPAMVGRPLIRSTTKVGNIEIKDLMVGDEASACRSMLEVSYPMENGMVRSWEDMLHLWDYTFGPDRLDINPSECKILLTEPPMNPTKNREKIAEVMFEKYQFHGIYVAIQAVLTLYAQGLLTGVVLDSGDGVTHICPVYEGFSLPHLTRRLDIAGRDITRYLIKLLLLRGYAFNHTADFETVRLLKEELCYVGYNIEQEQRLAQETTYLVETFTLPDGRQVKVGGERFGAPEALFQPHLINVEGAGVAELLFNTIQAADIDLRSDFYKHIVLSGGSTMYPGLPSRLEREIKQLYLERVLDGDTQKLSKFRIRIEDPPRRKHMVFLGGAVLANIMKDKDSFWLSRAEYEEKGLGVLQKLGGGVR from the exons ATGGACAGCGAGGGGAGAAAAGTGGTGGTCTGTGACAATGGGACAGGG TTTGTCAAGTGTGGCTTCGCTGGATCCAACTTCCCCGACCACATCTTCCCCGCCATGGTGGGTCGACCACTCATACGCTCGACCACCAAAGTGGGCAACATTGAGATAAAG GACCTGATGGTGGGCGATGAGGCCAGCGCATGCCGCTCCATGCTGGAGGTGTCCTACCCCATGGAGAACGGCATGGTGCGCAGCTGGGAGGACATGCTCCACCTGTGGGATTACACCTTCGGCCCCGACCGCCTGGACATCAACCCGTCAGAATGCAAG ATCCTGCTGACCGAGCCGCCCATGAACCCCACCAAGAACCGGGAGAAGATCGCGGAGGTCATGTTCGAGAAGTACCAGTTTCACGGCATCTATGTGGCAATTCAGGCGGTGCTCACTCTGTATGCTCAGG GTTTGCTGACCGGCGTGGTCCTCGACTCGGGGGACGGCGTCACCCACATCTGTCCCGTGTACGAGGGCTTTTCTTTACCCCATCTCACGCGCAGGCTGGACATCGCGGGACGTGACATCACGCGGTACCTCATCAAG CTCCTGCTTCTCCGCGGTTACGCCTTCAACCACACGGCCGACTTTGAGACCGTGCGTCTGTTGAAGGAGGAGCTCTGCTACGTGGGGTACAACATCGAGCAGGAGCAGCGCCTGGCCCAAGAGACCACCTACCTGGTGGAGACCTTCACG CTCCCGGACGGCCGGCAGGTGAAGGTGGGTGGAGAGAGGTTCGGGGCCCCCGAGGCTCTCTTCCAGCCCCATCTCATCAACGTGGAGGGAGCAGGAGTGGCGGAGCTGCTGTTTAACACCATCCAGGCTGCAGACATCGACCTCAG GTCAGACTTCTATAAGCACATTGTTCTGTCGGGAGGGTCCACCATGTACCCGGGACTTCCCTccagactggagagagagatcAAGCAGCTCTACCTGGAGAGGGTGCTGGACGGAGACACGCAGAAACTATCA AAGTTTCGGATCCGCATCGAGGACCCGCCCCGGCGTAAGCACATGGTGTTCCTGGGCGGCGCGGTGCTGGCCAACATCATGAAAGACAAGGACTCCTTCTGGCTGAGCAGGGCGGAGTACGAGGAGAAAGGCCTGGGGGTGCTGCAAAAGCTGGGAGGTGgagtcagataa
- the six7 gene encoding SIX homeobox 7, producing MFPLPMFTPDQVARVCENLEETGDIERLGRFLWSLPAAVPGSAGEALNRHESVMRARALVAFHGGNFEGLYQILQSHRFTRESHAKLQDLWLDAHYREAERLRGRPLGPVEKYRIRKKFPLPRTIWDGEQKTHCFKERTRSLLREWYLQDPYPNPSRKRHLAQATGLTPTQVGNWFKNRRQRDRAASAKNRMQQDPSLLPSGGSSDGSLQDRRHHPHLLPASPRHLGSPEASDCSTDERRGTGASTPEISVSSDSEFES from the exons ATGTTCCCACTGCCGATGTTCACGCCGGACCAGGTCGCTCGGGTGTGCGAGAACTTGGAGGAGACCGGGGACATCGAGCGCCTCGGCCGGTTCCTCTGGTCGCTGCCGGCCGCCGTGCCGGGCTCCGCCGGGGAGGCGCTGAACCGACACGAGTCCGTGATGCGAGCGAGAGCGCTGGTCGCCTTCCACGGGGGGAACTTCGAGGGTCTCTACCAGATCCTCCAGAGCCACCGGTTCACGCGAGAGTCGCACGCCAAGCTTCAAGACCTGTGGCTGGACGCGCACTACCGAGAGGCGGAGAGGCTGCGCGGGCGGCCGCTGGGACCCGTGGAGAAGTACCGGATCCGCAAGAAGTTCCCCCTGCCCCGCACCATCTGGGACGGCGAGCAGAAGACGCATTGCTTTAAG GAAAGGACTCGCAGTCTGTTGAGAGAGTGGTACCTTCAAGACCCTTACCCCAACCCGTCCAGGAAACGCCACCTGGCCCAGGCCACGGGGCTCACGCCCACACAGGTCGGCAACTGGTTCAAGAACCGCCGGCAGAGAGACCGCGCCGCGTCCGCAAAGAACAG AATGCAGCAGGATCCTTCCCTCTTGCCCTCGGGAGGCTCATCCGACGGCTCCCTCCAGGACCGCCGCCACCACCCCCACTTGTTGCCTGCCTCTCCTCGCCACCTGGGCAGCCCGGAGGCGAGCGACTGCAGCACAGACGAGCGCAGGGGAACGGGAGCCTCCACCCCGGAGATCTCCGTCAGCAGCGACAGCGAGTTCGAGTCTTGA
- the b4gat1 gene encoding beta-1,4-glucuronyltransferase 1, translated as MHLSKKCSVFKVVLSALLIVALLQLIYLSFLSKFHGKQQRYRYFELFGGSGGKKNGHPEKNSRKERLRYSLSTGGIFDNSGQYRVYKNLIKSDFTTHLKPGSDPGSGVLALATHTTINNLHHLESLLDRWHSPLSVAIFAHGQDVKFATALAYALSFFCPQIQSLVDFHLVCLSGEMASFPDQDREHFAGLEDCASVFSRLETHRDKYKNYAIGGNVSYPNNLLRNVARGATETSYILVIDIDMMPSADLHQHFLAMVMTREPRGDEVFVLPAFEIRHARKMPANKAELVQLYQVGEVRPFYEELCPRCQAPTNSSQWVNSHVRETGTLEVSYTLTWTDPWEPFYIGPHTVPLYDEDFKQYGFNRISQACELHVAGYRFSVLSSAFVVHRGFKIQGEFHARKDEENKRNRVLFRSFKEGLKTKYPSSNRRC; from the exons ATGCATCTCTCCAAGAAATGCTCCGTCTTCAAAGTGGTACTGAGTGCTCTGCTGATCGTGGCGCTCCTGCAGCTCATATACCTGTCCTTCCTCTCCAAGTTCCACGGTAAGCAGCAGCGGTACCGGTACTTTGAGCTCTTCGGAGGCTCCGGGGGCAAGAAGAATGGGCACCCCGAGAAAAACTCTCGGAAGGAGCGCCTGAGGTACTCGCTGTCCACCGGGGGGATCTTCGACAACAGCGGCCAGTACCGGGTGTACAAGAACTTGATCAAGAGTGATTTCACCACACACCTGAAGCCCGGATCCGACCCCGGCTCCGGTGTCCTGGCTTTAGCCACGCACACGACCATCAACAACCTGCACCACCTGGAGTCCCTCCTGGACAGGTGGCACAGCCCGCTCTCCGTGGCCATATTCGCACACGGGCAAGATGTCAAGTTCGCCACGGCTCTGGCCTACGCGCTCAGCTTCTTCTGCCCTCAGATCCAGTCGCTGGTGGACTTCCACCTGGTCTGCCTCTCCGGGGAGATGGCCAGCTTCCCGGACCAGGACCGGGAGCACTTTGCGGGGCTCGAGGACTGCGCCTCGGTGTTCTCCAGGCTGGAGACCCACCGGGACAAATACAAGAACTACGCCATCGGCGGCAACGTCTCCTACCCCAACAACCTGCTGCGCAACGTGGCCCGGGGGGCCACGGAGACCTCCTACATCCTGGTCATCGACATCGACATGATGCCGAGCGCGGACCTGCACCAGCATTTCCTGGCCATGGTGATGACGCGCGAGCCGAGGGGCGACGAGGTGTTCGTGCTGCCCGCCTTCGAGATCCGCCACGCCCGGAAGATGCCGGCCAACAAGGCGGAGCTGGTGCAGCTCTACCAGGTGGGTGAGGTCCGGCCCTTCTACGAGGAGCTGTGCCCCCGCTGTCAAGCCCCCACCAACTCCTCCCAGTGGGTCAACAGCCACGTCCGGGAGACGGGCACCCTGGAGGTGTCCTACACGCTCACCTGGACGGACCCCTGGGAGCCGTTCTACATCGGGCCCCACACGGTGCCCCTCTACGATGAGGACTTCAAGCAGTATGGCTTCAATCGGATCAGCCAG gCCTGCGAGCTCCACGTGGCCGGATACAGGTTCTCGGTGCTGAGCTCGGCCTTCGTGGTGCACCGGGGCTTCAAGATCCAAGGGGAGTTCCACGCCAGGAAGGACGAGGAGAACAAACGCAACCGCGTTCTGTTTCGCAGCTTCAAAGAGGGCCTGAAGACCAAATACCCGTCCTCCAACCGCCGGTGCTGA
- the pfdn2 gene encoding prefoldin subunit 2, with product MAANSSSTGSKASISAGGKPSGPSAEQVVATFQRMRQEQRGMASKSAELEMEINEHSLVIDTLREVDPSRKCFRLVGGVLVERTVKEVLPALETNKEQISKIIETLNTQMQTKGRDLTEYRERYNIRLMGEGEGEEKASSRDSEGGGSKSGAGVLVS from the exons ATGGCAGCCAACAGTAGCAGCACGGGCAGCAAAGCCAGCATCAGCGCCGGCGGAAAACCGTCCGGCCCGTCGGCCGAGCAG GTGGTGGCGACATTTCAGAGGATGCGTCAGGAGCAGCGCGGCATGGCGTCTAAATCTGCAGAGCTGGAGATGGAGATCAACGAGCACAG CTTAGTAATTGACACCCTGAGGGAAGTGGACCCTTCGAGGAAATGCTTTCGTCTCGTCGGAGGAGTGTTGGTGGAGCGGACGGTAAAAGAAGTTCTACCAGCCTTGGAAACCAACAAAGAACAG aTCTCCAAAATAATCGAGACCCtcaacacacagatgcagacgAAAGGTCGGGACCTCACGGAGTACAGGGAACGCTACAACATCCGGTTGATGGGCGAGGGCgaaggagaggaaaaggcaTCATCCAGGGACAGCGAAGGGGGCGGGTCTAAAAGCGGCGCTGGCGTTCTCGTGTCGTAA